A region from the Fusarium musae strain F31 chromosome 1, whole genome shotgun sequence genome encodes:
- a CDS encoding hypothetical protein (EggNog:ENOG41), which yields MYSPKVGDSIDSLDTPSMIVDLDVMEANIKKLMDRLLPTGRNIRPHLKTSKSAIVAKKLVAAGAKGGCVAKLSEAEAIAAAGFTDLLITSKVKRLVELFRKHREIRIVVDDQRAATAINYALEKSGIEDPISVLIDLDVGLHRTGTQPEGALPLAKHISTLKHMRLIGVQGYEGHLQHLPDFEDRKKQCLESMKILTDTARALKNEGFNIEVVTTGGTGTADFCATVPGVTELQPGSFIFMDTDYRNAIGTYYSHSLSFLATVVSKQGERQVTIDTGLKSLTTDSGLAECKDQRYSYFQLGDEHGALTWEEGTPALDVGDRVEMIPSHIDPTVNLHDFYYAYRNGIIEEIWPVDSRGKVQ from the exons atgTACTCTCCCAAAGTAGGCGATAGCATCGACTCGCTCGACACGCCCTCCATGATCGTCGACCTCGACGTCATGGaggccaacatcaagaaacTCATGGACCGACTACTTCCAACTGGACGCAATATTCGACCCCATCTTAAGACGAGTAAGAGCGCTATCGTGGCAAAGAAGCTTGTGGCTGCTGGTGCTAAGGGCGGGTGTGTCGCTAAGCTGAGTGAGGCTGAGgcaattgctgctgctgggttCACAGACCTTCTCATCACTT CTAAAGTCAAGAGACTTGTCGAGTTGTTCAGAAAGCATCGAGAGATCAGAATTGTGGTGGACGACCAGAGAGCTGCGACAGCTATCAACTACGCGCTGGAGAAGTCAGGAATTGAGGACCCCATCTCGGTGTTGATAGACTTGGATGTCGGGCTGCACCGCACAGGGACTCAGCCCGAAGGAGCTCTACCACTAGCGAAACATATCAGTACTCTGAAGCACATGCGACTCATTGGAGTGCAAGGCTATGAGGGTCATCTGCAACATCTTCCCGACTTTGAAGACCGCAAGAAACAATGCCTTGAATCAATGAAGATTCTCACCGATACTGCCCGAGCACTCAAGAATGAGGGCTTCAACATCGAAGTCGTGACAACAGGTGGAACAGGCACAGCTGATTTCTGCGCAACTGTACCTGGCGTGACGGAACTCCAGCCTGgctctttcatcttcatggACACCGACTACCGCAACGCCATTGGAACATACTACTCCCACAGCCTATCCTTCCTCGCAACAGTCGTCAGCAAGCAAGGAGAGCGACAGGTCACAATTGACACTGGGCTCAAGTCTTTGACGACGGATAGTGGCCTTGCTGAATGTAAGGATCAAAGATATAGCTATTTCCAACTCGGCGATGAGCACGGAGCTTTGACTTGGGAGGAGGGTACACCAGCACTTGATGTTGGTGACAGAGTTGAGATGATTCCAAGTCATATTGACCCAACCGTCAATCTTCATGACTTTTACTATGCTTATCGGAATGGGATCATTGAGGAGATCTGGCCGGTTGACTCGAGAGGAAAGGTCCAATAA
- a CDS encoding hypothetical protein (EggNog:ENOG41), whose protein sequence is MDTKDHKDDGIIDDTYAEGTGEETALEVDHIAERQLCRKFDVRLMPVLAIMYLFNALDKGNLGNAQTVGLSDDLNFKPNQYNLLVSIFFVPYVIFAPPTAIIGKKYGPARVLPILMFTFGSMTLLAACTQNFGGMFALRFFLGMAESGFFPLVIYYLTTFYRRGELARRLAVFYAASNIANAFSGLLSFGVFQIDSKIFVWRYLFIIEGSASVLFSIFAFWYLPRSAAQAKFLGEEEKALAFHRMQVDSSSVVQEKFNFKDSIKIFTYPTTYCFLLIEICLGVPIQSVALFMPQIIQRLGYGPVKTNLYTVAPNVGGAVMLLILAFSSDFLRIRFPFIMLGFALTFIGFIIYAAISDVQAQLQLAYYACFMMVWGTSAPSVLLSTWYNNNIAHEGRRVVLTSVGVPLANLMGLVSSNIFRENEKPKYPTALITTACFGACGCLIAGLLGGYMVFDNMRRNRRAGRKTTAADVPTKRLRDGPAVPEFRWFL, encoded by the exons ATGGACACAAAAGATCATAAAGACGAtggcatcatcgacgacaCCTACGCCGAAGGCACTGGAGAGGAAACGGCCCTCGAAGTCGACCATATCGCCGAGCGTCAACTCTGTCGCAAGTTCGATGTTCGATTGATGCCCGTTCTAGCCATCATGT ACCTCTTCAACGCTTTAGACAAAGGCAATCTAGGCAACGCCCAAACCGTCGGTCTCAGCGATG atctcaacttcaagccAAACCAGTACAACCTCCTcgtctcaatcttcttcGTGCCCTACGTCATCTTCGCTCCTCCTACCGCCATCATCGGCAAGAAGTATGGCCCTGCACGCGTCCTCCCGATTCTAATGTTTACTTTTGGATCCATGACTTTGCTTGCTGCTTGCACGCAGAATTTCGGCGGCATGTTTGCGCTGCGGTTCTTTCTTGGCATGGCGGAGTCTGGATTCTTTCCGTTGGTGATTTATTATTTGACTACGTTTTATCGAAGAGGTGAACTTGCGCGTCGTTTGGCTGTATTCTACGCTGCCTCAAACATCGCAAACGCTTTT AGCGGTCTTTTATCATTTGGCGTCTTCCAAATCGACTCCAAAATCTTCGTCTGGCGatatctcttcatcatcgaaggTTCGGCATCAGTCCTCTTCTCGATCTTTGCATTCTGGTACCTCCCTCGCAGCGCAGCGCAAGCCAAGTTTCtcggcgaagaagaaaaagcgCTGGCTTTTCATCGCATGCAAGTCGACTCTTCGTCTGTCGTGCAGGAAAAGTTCAACTTTAAGGATTCGATCAAAATCTTTACGTATCCAACGACGTATTGCTTTTTGTTGATTGAGATTTGTCTTGGTGTGCCGATTCAATCGGTTGCGCTGTTTATGCCTCAGATTATCCAGCGATTAGGATATGGCCCTGTCAAGACGAATCTTTATACTG TCGCGCCAAATGTCGGCGGTGCTGTGATGCTTCTCATCTTGGCCTTCAGCTCTGATTTTCTGCGCATTCGATTCCCATTCATCATGCTCGGCTTTGCCCTTACGTTCATCGGCTTTATCATCTACGCCGCCATCTCCGACGTCCAAGCTCAATTACAATTAGCATACTACGCATGCTTCATGATGGTCTGGGGAACATCAGCTCCTTCTGTCCTCTTATCAACGTGGTATAATAACAACATAGCCCACGAGGGTCGTCGCGTAGTCCTTACCTCAGTCGGCGTCCCACTCGCCAATCTCATGGGTCTCGTATCAAGCAACATCTTCCGAGAGAACGAAAAGCCCAAGTACCCCACAGCTCTTATCACGACTGCTTGTTTCGGCGCATGTGGATGCCTCATTGCGGGTCTTCTTGGTGGGTATATGGTGTTTGATAACATGCGGAGGAATCGTAGAGCAGGGAGGAAAACTACGGCTGCTGATGTGCCGACCAAGCGTTTGCGTGACGGGCCAGCGGTTCCCGAGTTTCGCTGGTTCCTGTGA